A single window of Gossypium hirsutum isolate 1008001.06 chromosome A10, Gossypium_hirsutum_v2.1, whole genome shotgun sequence DNA harbors:
- the LOC121208158 gene encoding staphylococcal-like nuclease CAN2 — MLLSSVNFWGSLQATRDKNPGVIDNRHSEYNTSAVEVRNWPKEQPPPQQLNQVVGKTVPDGDGLNVYVDTDDPRESSNIPGDVLMAADQRSEARAMKNYAIADELHQKIIKSGYRVIDFQNEEILARKYRIRLRGIDALEMLMPFGEKAKQELVKLVDGKCLRVLVYGEDQYGRCVADVYCNHIFVQEVMLKKGLAWHYVTYDQRDEFVDVSKQQSCMFLHIVELKLVTIVFVCM; from the exons ATGCTCCTAAGTTCTGTGAACTTTTGGGGCTCGCTTCAGGCTACAAGAGACAAAAACCCGGGGGTAATCGATAATAGACATTCTGAGTATAATACCTCAGCCGTTGAGGTCCGAAACTGGCCTAAAGAGCAACCTCCCCCTCAACAA CTTAATCAGGTAGTGGGgaagacagtaccagatggggaTGGTTTAAATGTGTATGTGGATACTGATGATCCTAGGGAGTCCTCAAACATACCTGGAGACGTTCTTATGGCTGCGGATCAAAGATCAGAAGCACGTGCGATGAAAAACTATGCCATAGCCGATGAACTTCACCAGAAGATTATTAAATCAGGATACCG GGTCATAGACTTTCAAAACGAAGAGATTCTTGCTCGAAAGTATCGGATTCGACTGAG GGGTATAGATGCACTTGAGATGTTGATGCCGTTCGGAGAAAAAGCAAAACAAGAGTTGGTTAAGCTTGTTGATGGGAAATGTTTGAGAGTGCTTGTCTACGGGGAAGATCAATACGGTCGTTGTGTTGCAGACGTATATTGCAATCACATTTTCGTGCAG GAAGTAATGCTAAAGAAAGGACTCGCATGGCATTATGTAACCTACGACCAACGGGATGAATTCGTAGACGTAAGTAAACAACAATCCTGTATGTTCTTGCACATCGTTGAGTTAAAACTTGTGACTATTGTCTTTGTATGTATGTAA